In the genome of Pseudomonas sp. HS6, one region contains:
- a CDS encoding alginate O-acetyltransferase, with protein sequence MTRSLRIFYIALFLVTLLVLGLWSVRSFFGFSTNADATVLNGRWTKAVETHYDDEFPIKRLGTNLWAALDFKLFNEGRPGVVLGRDQWLYSDEEFNPIVNEELNLQGNYALVEGVRQTLKEKGVKLVMAIVPAKVRLYPEHLGEVKPASIHANLYQDFHARVAADKILAPDLLGPLQKAKQNGQQVFLRTDTHWTPEGAEIAANTLARTIANKFPLSGEPQRFITTPAEKVTHKGDLRLFLPLDPLFENLMPAQEPLQKRNTVAAAEQPAGDDALFANSEVPVALIGTSYSANPNWNFVGALKQALHSDVVNYAEDGHGPILPMLSYLKSDDFKNSPPQVLIWEFPERYLPVNNEIGDADPQWVAELKQAGARQQNVAINTKSETPDRAQN encoded by the coding sequence ATGACCCGCTCATTACGCATCTTCTACATCGCGCTGTTTCTGGTGACCCTGCTGGTGCTCGGTCTGTGGTCGGTGCGCAGCTTCTTCGGCTTCAGCACCAACGCCGACGCGACGGTGCTCAACGGCCGCTGGACCAAAGCCGTGGAAACCCACTACGACGACGAGTTCCCGATCAAGCGTCTGGGCACCAACCTCTGGGCCGCGCTGGATTTCAAACTGTTCAACGAAGGTCGTCCTGGCGTGGTGCTCGGTCGCGATCAGTGGTTGTACAGCGATGAGGAATTCAACCCGATCGTCAACGAAGAGCTGAACCTGCAAGGCAACTACGCGCTGGTCGAAGGCGTGCGCCAGACCCTGAAAGAGAAAGGCGTGAAACTGGTGATGGCGATCGTGCCGGCCAAGGTTCGCCTGTACCCGGAACACCTGGGTGAAGTGAAACCGGCGAGCATCCACGCCAACCTCTATCAGGACTTCCACGCTCGTGTCGCGGCGGACAAGATCCTCGCCCCGGACCTGCTCGGCCCGCTGCAAAAGGCCAAACAGAACGGTCAGCAAGTGTTCCTGCGCACCGACACCCACTGGACCCCGGAAGGCGCGGAAATCGCCGCCAACACCCTGGCCAGAACCATCGCCAACAAGTTCCCGCTCAGCGGCGAGCCGCAGCGCTTCATCACCACGCCAGCGGAGAAAGTCACGCACAAGGGCGACCTGCGTCTGTTCCTGCCACTGGATCCGCTGTTCGAAAACCTGATGCCGGCGCAAGAGCCGCTGCAAAAGCGCAACACCGTGGCCGCCGCCGAGCAGCCTGCCGGCGACGACGCGCTGTTCGCCAACAGCGAAGTGCCGGTCGCGCTGATCGGCACCAGCTACAGCGCCAACCCCAACTGGAACTTCGTCGGTGCGCTCAAGCAAGCGCTGCACAGTGACGTCGTCAACTACGCAGAAGACGGCCACGGCCCGATCCTGCCGATGCTCAGCTACCTGAAAAGCGATGACTTCAAGAACAGCCCGCCACAGGTGCTGATCTGGGAGTTTCCTGAACGATATCTGCCTGTGAACAACGAAATCGGCGACGCCGACCCGCAGTGGGTCGCAGAGCTTAAACAAGCCGGCGCACGCCAACAAAACGTAGCAATCAACACTAAATCCGAGACGCCCGATCGGGCGCAAAACTGA
- a CDS encoding alginate O-acetyltransferase AlgF, with protein MTFTTTPRRLAKRIALVAGLSVLSVQAFAGGDAALYGPTAPKGSTFVRIYNASNAEVSATVGSTNLADVAPLASSDFSFMPGGDYSAKVGSQTLPVKLAGDHYYTLFNNASGAPQLIEEPPFKNKQKSLVRVQNLSDKPLTLKTADGKTDVVPNVAAKGRGEREINPVKVSLALYEGDKKVGDVKPVALERGEAAVLYVTGNGSNLSPVWVKRPVSTR; from the coding sequence ATGACTTTCACTACTACTCCTCGTCGTCTCGCAAAACGCATCGCTCTGGTGGCTGGTCTGAGCGTGCTGTCGGTCCAGGCCTTTGCCGGTGGCGACGCCGCACTCTACGGCCCGACCGCACCGAAAGGCTCGACCTTCGTACGCATCTACAACGCCAGCAACGCTGAAGTCAGCGCCACCGTTGGCAGCACCAACCTTGCCGACGTCGCGCCGCTGGCCAGCAGCGACTTCAGTTTCATGCCGGGCGGTGACTACAGCGCCAAGGTCGGCAGCCAGACCCTGCCGGTGAAACTCGCCGGTGACCACTACTACACCTTGTTCAACAACGCTTCCGGCGCGCCGCAACTGATCGAAGAACCGCCGTTCAAGAACAAACAGAAATCCCTGGTGCGCGTGCAGAACCTCAGCGACAAGCCGCTGACCCTGAAGACCGCCGACGGCAAGACCGACGTGGTGCCGAACGTGGCCGCCAAGGGCCGTGGCGAGCGCGAAATCAACCCGGTGAAAGTCAGCCTCGCGCTGTACGAAGGCGACAAGAAAGTCGGCGACGTGAAACCGGTCGCCCTGGAGCGCGGTGAGGCAGCTGTGCTGTACGTCACCGGCAACGGCAGCAACCTGTCGCCAGTCTGGGTGAAACGCCCGGTGTCGACCCGCTAA
- a CDS encoding MBOAT family protein: MVFSSNVFLFLFLPIFLGLYYLSGQRYRNLLLLIASYVFYAWWRVDFLALFAGVTLWNYWIGLKVGAAGVRTKPAQRWLLLGVAVDLCILGYFKYANFGVDSINAMMTSVGLEPFILTHVLLPIGISFYIFESISYIIDVYRGDTPATRNLIDFAAFVAIFPHLIAGPVLRFRDLADQFNNRTHTLDKFSEGCTRFMQGFIKKVFIADTLAVVADHCFALQNPTTGDAWLGALAYTAQLYFDFSGYSDMAIGLGLMMGFRFMENFKQPYISQSITEFWRRWHISLSTWLRDYLYITLGGNRKGTLMTYRNLFLTMLLGGLWHGANITYIVWGAWHGMWLAIEKMLGLNTSPRSLNPIRWALTFLLVVMGWVIFRAENLHVAGRMYGGMFSFGDWSLSELNQASLTGLQVATLVVAYVTLAFFGLRDLYTNQPPVKTKPVVNVESDGPAGAQPGLIKAAPGENPTSIHEPGYTVGVDALVQPAYWTADWSRYVMRGLILLLFIASILKLSAQSFSPFLYFQF; this comes from the coding sequence ATGGTATTTTCATCCAACGTGTTCCTGTTTCTGTTCTTGCCGATCTTTCTCGGCTTGTACTACCTGAGCGGGCAACGCTATCGCAACCTGCTGCTGCTGATCGCCAGCTACGTGTTCTACGCGTGGTGGCGGGTGGACTTCCTGGCGCTGTTCGCCGGCGTCACCCTGTGGAACTACTGGATCGGCCTCAAAGTCGGCGCCGCCGGCGTGCGCACCAAACCGGCCCAGCGCTGGCTGTTGCTCGGCGTGGCGGTGGATCTGTGCATCCTCGGCTACTTCAAGTACGCCAACTTCGGCGTCGACAGCATCAACGCGATGATGACGTCGGTCGGTCTGGAACCGTTCATCCTGACCCACGTGCTGTTGCCGATCGGTATCTCGTTCTACATCTTCGAGTCGATCAGCTACATCATCGACGTCTACCGCGGCGACACCCCGGCCACCCGCAACCTGATCGACTTCGCGGCGTTCGTGGCGATCTTCCCGCACCTGATCGCCGGTCCCGTGTTGCGTTTCCGTGACCTGGCCGACCAGTTCAACAATCGCACCCACACCCTCGACAAGTTCTCCGAGGGCTGCACGCGGTTCATGCAGGGTTTCATCAAGAAGGTGTTCATCGCCGACACCCTCGCCGTTGTTGCCGATCACTGCTTCGCCCTGCAAAACCCGACCACGGGCGATGCCTGGCTCGGCGCGCTGGCCTACACCGCGCAGCTGTATTTCGACTTCTCGGGTTACAGCGACATGGCCATCGGCCTGGGCCTGATGATGGGTTTCCGCTTCATGGAAAACTTCAAGCAGCCGTACATCAGCCAGTCGATCACCGAATTCTGGCGCCGCTGGCACATCAGCCTGTCTACCTGGCTGCGTGACTACCTCTACATCACCCTCGGCGGCAACCGCAAAGGCACGCTGATGACCTATCGCAACCTGTTCCTGACCATGCTGCTCGGTGGTCTGTGGCACGGCGCGAACATCACCTACATCGTCTGGGGTGCGTGGCACGGCATGTGGCTGGCGATCGAGAAAATGCTCGGCCTCAACACTTCGCCACGCAGCCTCAACCCGATCCGCTGGGCGCTGACCTTCCTGTTGGTGGTCATGGGCTGGGTGATCTTCCGCGCCGAGAACCTGCACGTTGCCGGGCGCATGTACGGCGGAATGTTCAGCTTCGGCGACTGGTCGCTGTCGGAACTCAATCAGGCCAGCCTCACCGGTCTGCAAGTGGCAACCCTGGTGGTGGCTTACGTGACCCTGGCGTTCTTCGGCCTGCGTGATCTGTACACCAATCAGCCTCCGGTGAAGACCAAACCTGTGGTCAACGTCGAAAGCGACGGCCCTGCCGGTGCTCAACCGGGCCTGATAAAGGCTGCTCCGGGCGAAAACCCGACGAGCATTCACGAACCTGGCTACACCGTCGGCGTCGACGCCCTGGTGCAACCGGCGTACTGGACGGCGGACTGGTCGCGCTACGTGATGCGCGGTCTGATCCTGCTGCTGTTCATCGCCTCGATTCTCAAACTCTCGGCGCAAAGCTTCTCGCCGTTCCTTTACTTCCAGTTCTGA
- a CDS encoding mannose-1-phosphate guanylyltransferase/mannose-6-phosphate isomerase: MIPVILSGGSGSRLWPLSRKQFPKQFLALTGEHTLFQQTLERLVFEGMDTPIVVCNKDHRFIVNEQLSNRNLECQRILMEPFGRNTAPAVALTAMMLVNEGRDELMLVLPADHVLEDQKALQRALALATVAAENGEMVLFGVPATKPETGYGYIKSTGDSLLPEGVSRVSHFVEKPDVKRATEYVESGGYYWNSGMFLFRASRFLEELKKHDPDIYDTCLLTLERSEQDNDTITFDEATFACCPDNSIDYSVMEKTQRACVVPLTAGWSDVGCWSSLWEVNEKDANGNVSKGDVVIQDSKNCMIHGNGKLVSVIGLENIVVVETKDAMMIAHKDKVQGVKQMVNTLNEQGRSETQNHCEVYRPWGSYDSVDMGGRFQVKHISVKPGACLSLQMHHHRAEHWIVVSGTAEVTCDENVFLLCENQSTYIPIASVHRLRNPGKIPLEIIEVQSGSYLGEDDIERFEDIYGRSTPIERGVSVKTIAQ; this comes from the coding sequence ATGATTCCGGTGATCTTGTCAGGTGGTAGCGGCTCACGTCTTTGGCCGCTTTCGCGCAAGCAGTTTCCCAAGCAGTTCCTCGCCCTGACCGGCGAACACACGCTGTTCCAGCAAACCCTCGAGCGTCTGGTGTTCGAAGGCATGGACACCCCGATCGTGGTCTGCAACAAGGATCACCGCTTCATCGTCAACGAACAGCTGAGCAACCGGAACCTGGAATGCCAGCGCATCCTGATGGAACCGTTCGGCCGCAACACCGCGCCGGCCGTGGCGCTGACCGCGATGATGCTGGTCAATGAAGGTCGCGACGAACTGATGCTGGTGCTGCCGGCGGACCACGTCCTCGAAGACCAGAAAGCCCTGCAACGTGCGCTGGCCTTGGCTACCGTCGCCGCCGAAAACGGCGAAATGGTGCTGTTCGGCGTGCCGGCCACCAAACCGGAAACCGGTTACGGCTACATCAAGTCCACCGGCGATTCGCTGCTGCCGGAAGGCGTGAGCCGTGTCTCACACTTCGTGGAAAAACCCGACGTCAAACGTGCCACCGAGTACGTCGAATCCGGCGGTTACTACTGGAACAGCGGCATGTTCCTGTTCCGCGCCAGCCGCTTCCTCGAAGAGCTGAAAAAGCACGATCCGGACATCTACGACACCTGCCTGCTGACCCTTGAACGCAGCGAGCAGGATAACGACACCATCACCTTCGACGAAGCCACTTTCGCCTGCTGCCCGGACAACTCCATCGACTATTCCGTGATGGAAAAAACCCAACGCGCCTGCGTGGTGCCGCTGACCGCCGGCTGGAGCGATGTCGGTTGCTGGTCGTCGCTGTGGGAAGTCAACGAGAAAGACGCCAACGGCAACGTCAGCAAGGGCGACGTGGTGATCCAGGACAGCAAGAACTGCATGATCCACGGCAACGGCAAACTGGTGTCGGTGATCGGTCTGGAAAACATCGTGGTGGTCGAAACCAAGGACGCCATGATGATCGCCCACAAGGACAAGGTTCAGGGCGTCAAGCAGATGGTCAACACGCTCAACGAGCAAGGCCGCAGCGAAACCCAGAACCACTGCGAGGTCTACCGTCCGTGGGGCTCCTACGACTCGGTGGACATGGGCGGACGCTTCCAGGTCAAGCACATCTCGGTCAAGCCGGGTGCGTGCCTGTCGCTGCAGATGCACCACCACCGCGCCGAACACTGGATCGTGGTCAGCGGCACTGCCGAAGTGACCTGTGATGAAAACGTGTTCCTGCTCTGCGAGAACCAGTCGACCTACATCCCGATCGCCTCGGTCCATCGCCTGCGCAACCCGGGCAAGATCCCGCTGGAAATCATCGAAGTGCAGTCCGGCAGCTATCTGGGTGAAGACGATATCGAGCGTTTCGAAGATATCTACGGTCGCTCCACCCCGATCGAACGCGGCGTGTCGGTGAAAACCATCGCGCAGTGA
- a CDS encoding multidrug transporter, whose protein sequence is MFIGVLLVITWLILLLRYPAKALPVSMAAAVGLGLVAMWVVWLDNREVKQLARLELRITYAPEQCPADRPLQLKMNNGNDVPLTELRWRIAAYAPGDTVNLADNQYAAPRYRGPGELQAGGNWEDCLPMPPLRSGYRPQTLEFRAERLQGSFSD, encoded by the coding sequence ATGTTCATCGGCGTCTTGCTGGTCATCACCTGGCTGATCCTGCTGTTGCGCTACCCGGCCAAGGCCTTGCCGGTGTCGATGGCCGCCGCTGTCGGCCTCGGGTTGGTGGCGATGTGGGTGGTGTGGCTGGACAACCGCGAGGTCAAGCAACTGGCACGCCTGGAGTTGCGCATCACCTATGCACCTGAACAGTGCCCGGCGGATCGCCCGCTGCAACTGAAGATGAACAACGGCAACGACGTGCCGCTGACCGAGTTGCGCTGGCGCATTGCGGCGTACGCGCCGGGCGACACCGTGAACCTGGCCGACAATCAATACGCCGCCCCACGCTATCGCGGCCCCGGCGAATTGCAGGCCGGCGGCAACTGGGAAGACTGCCTGCCGATGCCGCCGTTGCGTTCCGGCTATCGCCCGCAAACCCTGGAGTTTCGCGCCGAGCGATTGCAGGGTAGTTTCTCCGACTGA
- a CDS encoding SDR family oxidoreductase: MPVALITGCSSGIGRALADAFKSAGYEVWASARKAEDVAALGAAGFTAVQLDVNDNAALEQLAERINQQHGGLDVLINNAGYGAMGPLLDGGVPAMQRQFETNVFSIVGVTRALFPVLRRAKGLVVNVGSVSGVLVTPFAGAYCASKAAVHALSDALRMELAPFGIRVLEVQPGAIQSSFAKNAGHEAEQLINEQSPWFPLREGIRARAKASQDKPTPASEFAAELLKAVQQSKPPRLIRIGNGSRALPLLATLLPKGLLESTLMKRFGLRGQL; this comes from the coding sequence ATGCCCGTTGCGTTGATTACCGGTTGTTCCAGCGGCATCGGCCGCGCCCTCGCCGATGCCTTCAAAAGCGCCGGCTACGAAGTCTGGGCCAGTGCGCGCAAGGCTGAAGATGTCGCGGCACTCGGTGCGGCCGGGTTCACGGCGGTGCAGCTCGACGTCAATGACAATGCAGCGCTGGAACAACTCGCCGAGCGAATCAACCAGCAACACGGCGGCCTCGATGTGCTGATCAACAATGCCGGTTACGGCGCCATGGGTCCGCTGCTCGATGGTGGTGTTCCGGCCATGCAGCGCCAGTTCGAAACCAACGTGTTCTCGATAGTCGGCGTGACCCGTGCGCTGTTCCCGGTGCTGCGCCGGGCGAAGGGATTGGTGGTGAATGTCGGCAGTGTTTCCGGGGTGCTGGTCACGCCATTTGCCGGGGCCTACTGCGCCTCGAAAGCGGCAGTGCATGCGTTGAGCGATGCGTTGCGCATGGAGCTGGCGCCATTCGGGATTCGCGTGCTGGAAGTGCAGCCGGGGGCGATTCAATCGAGCTTCGCCAAGAATGCCGGGCATGAGGCCGAACAACTGATCAACGAACAATCGCCGTGGTTTCCGTTGCGTGAAGGCATCCGGGCGCGGGCCAAGGCTTCGCAGGACAAACCGACCCCGGCCAGCGAATTTGCTGCGGAGTTGCTCAAGGCTGTGCAGCAGAGCAAACCGCCACGGCTGATCCGCATCGGCAATGGCAGCCGGGCTTTGCCGCTGTTGGCGACGTTGCTGCCGAAGGGCTTGCTGGAGTCGACGTTGATGAAGCGCTTCGGGTTGCGCGGGCAACTCTGA
- a CDS encoding RHS repeat domain-containing protein, translating to MSLHTNTPRMSVFDPRGLSVRTVDHYRTVEGAPVEPRINRTLHDPAGNAVKHWDPRLWLSQAGDPLTPANLTQVFALDASMIRSDSVDAGAQIELKGLATQTVFRWDSGQTQREITHDNLLRPVAIFEQGAGEPRRCVERLTYGHPGSGDQSRNQFVQLIRHDHPAGSVLFNAFAIIGPCTEDTRHFTLDPLTPDWPVQEADRLRLLEPGVGATSRWRHGALGDVLEQTDARDNRHTLALTVDGRLRERRLQLKGEPEQILVTDIRYNAQGDATQETAGNGVQTSRTYRPEDDRLLVLWTEDAHVRVLQHFSYEYDRMGNVLSIEDKALPIRYFANQRIEPVSRFVYDSLYQLIKAFGWEGGTVNQGPQSMGRIDPGAVSNYQQTYEYDPGGNLLNLIHVGSQSHGRKLQPASYSNRALLYEDVPPDDAQIEAVYDRRGNLLALEPGWMLSWNLRNQLQSVSPVERASGVNDRETYLYDGSSQRVRKIRALQTGARTLIADVRYLPGLQLRTSNGTEERLQVIITDKVQVQHWESPPPSGVNNRYRYQHVDHLGSVSLETADDGALISRETFHPFGTSAWQDGEFSYKFVRYSGKERDASGLCYYGFRYYIPWWQRWLNPDPAGAVDGHHRFRAMRNSPVVYVDNDGRAPNNTSSTQAPDQVYHDLAQQGKIEGWQAAGMQPIRNFFEHSEDPSVQAYRREIPRALEALSANDNMRLLNTHQAHVIAAARTQTASPSGAVLYHSGEIMSAAISTVIGEQATSRIMGPLSVAFNSPIEDPQVLAVRRDTVASGFLGAGRAAFRSNRPAVRVAGAVSMAMGNAMRVTESATVIQHRMLSATPESGAVMLTAQRTAFEQPVRPVMVAESPSSQAESGHNPPSALARTLYAVAFTSQVSSRVRTRRASPPGQMQSGPSRRLSRG from the coding sequence ATGAGCTTGCATACCAATACGCCGAGGATGTCTGTGTTCGACCCGCGCGGATTGTCGGTTCGCACGGTCGACCATTATCGAACCGTCGAGGGTGCCCCCGTCGAGCCCCGGATCAACCGCACTCTTCACGATCCGGCAGGGAATGCGGTGAAACACTGGGATCCGCGGCTTTGGCTGTCACAAGCCGGCGACCCGCTGACGCCGGCCAACCTGACGCAGGTGTTTGCTCTGGACGCCTCGATGATTCGTTCGGACAGCGTCGATGCCGGTGCGCAAATCGAGTTGAAGGGGCTCGCCACACAAACGGTGTTCCGTTGGGATAGCGGTCAGACGCAGCGCGAGATCACGCACGACAATTTGCTGCGCCCCGTCGCGATATTTGAACAGGGGGCAGGTGAGCCTCGGCGTTGTGTCGAGCGCCTGACCTACGGTCATCCCGGCAGCGGGGATCAGTCGCGAAACCAGTTTGTTCAGCTGATTCGTCATGACCATCCGGCCGGCAGCGTGCTGTTCAACGCGTTTGCAATCATCGGCCCGTGCACCGAAGACACCCGCCACTTCACTCTGGATCCGCTGACACCTGACTGGCCGGTGCAGGAGGCGGATCGCCTGCGGCTGCTGGAGCCTGGCGTCGGTGCGACATCGCGGTGGCGCCATGGTGCGCTGGGGGATGTGCTGGAACAGACGGATGCCCGAGACAACCGGCATACACTCGCGCTGACCGTCGATGGCCGCTTGCGCGAGCGCCGCTTGCAGTTGAAGGGGGAGCCTGAGCAGATCCTGGTTACTGACATTCGCTACAACGCACAAGGCGATGCCACGCAGGAAACTGCCGGCAACGGTGTGCAAACCTCCCGGACCTATCGCCCCGAAGACGATCGCCTGCTGGTCCTCTGGACCGAAGATGCCCACGTTCGAGTGCTGCAGCACTTCAGCTATGAATACGACAGGATGGGCAATGTCCTGAGTATCGAAGACAAGGCACTGCCGATCCGTTACTTCGCCAACCAGCGCATCGAGCCAGTCAGCCGCTTTGTCTACGACAGTCTTTACCAGTTGATCAAGGCGTTCGGGTGGGAAGGCGGCACTGTCAATCAGGGCCCGCAATCAATGGGGCGCATTGATCCGGGGGCGGTCAGCAACTATCAGCAGACTTACGAATATGATCCCGGTGGCAACCTGCTCAACCTGATTCATGTCGGCTCACAAAGCCACGGGCGCAAACTGCAACCAGCGAGTTACAGCAACCGCGCTTTGCTTTACGAGGATGTGCCTCCCGACGACGCGCAAATCGAAGCTGTCTACGATCGCAGAGGAAACTTGCTGGCGCTGGAGCCGGGGTGGATGCTGAGCTGGAACCTGCGCAACCAACTGCAATCGGTCAGCCCGGTCGAACGCGCCTCCGGTGTCAATGACAGAGAGACCTATCTCTACGATGGCAGCAGCCAGCGGGTGCGCAAAATACGCGCTTTGCAAACTGGAGCCCGCACCCTGATTGCCGACGTGCGCTATTTACCCGGGCTGCAGTTGCGCACCAGCAACGGAACCGAAGAACGGTTGCAGGTCATCATTACCGACAAAGTTCAAGTACAGCATTGGGAGAGTCCGCCGCCTTCGGGAGTCAACAATCGGTATCGATACCAACATGTCGATCACTTGGGGTCGGTCAGTCTGGAAACTGCCGATGACGGCGCGTTGATCAGTCGCGAGACGTTTCACCCTTTCGGCACCAGTGCCTGGCAGGACGGCGAATTCAGCTACAAATTCGTTCGTTACTCAGGCAAGGAACGTGATGCCAGCGGGCTGTGCTACTACGGATTTCGCTATTACATTCCATGGTGGCAGCGCTGGCTGAATCCTGACCCTGCGGGTGCAGTCGATGGGCATCACCGGTTTCGGGCGATGCGTAACAGTCCAGTCGTCTATGTGGATAACGATGGGCGGGCACCCAACAATACGTCATCGACGCAAGCGCCCGATCAGGTTTATCACGACCTGGCGCAACAGGGAAAAATCGAGGGCTGGCAAGCCGCAGGCATGCAACCGATTCGCAATTTTTTTGAACACAGTGAAGACCCGAGCGTGCAAGCCTACCGACGGGAAATTCCCCGTGCTCTGGAAGCGTTGAGCGCAAATGACAATATGCGGTTGCTCAACACCCATCAGGCACACGTGATTGCCGCCGCACGGACCCAGACCGCCTCGCCTTCGGGAGCGGTGCTGTATCACTCAGGTGAAATCATGTCTGCCGCTATCAGCACGGTCATAGGCGAACAGGCCACAAGCCGCATCATGGGGCCGCTGTCTGTGGCGTTCAACAGCCCGATAGAGGATCCGCAAGTATTGGCCGTAAGGCGCGATACCGTGGCCTCCGGTTTTCTCGGAGCGGGCAGGGCGGCGTTTCGCTCCAATCGGCCGGCAGTGCGTGTGGCCGGGGCTGTGAGCATGGCGATGGGCAATGCGATGAGGGTGACGGAATCTGCGACTGTCATCCAGCACAGAATGTTGTCTGCGACACCGGAGTCTGGTGCCGTGATGCTCACTGCGCAACGCACAGCATTTGAGCAACCGGTGAGACCTGTCATGGTTGCCGAATCACCGTCGTCGCAGGCTGAGTCAGGGCACAATCCGCCTAGCGCTTTGGCCCGGACCTTGTACGCGGTAGCGTTTACTTCACAGGTTTCCAGTCGTGTACGTACAAGACGCGCGTCACCCCCGGGGCAGATGCAATCTGGTCCGAGCAGAAGATTGTCTCGCGGGTAA
- a CDS encoding mannuronate-specific alginate lyase, which produces MRNPKLKSLLAPTLLSLAMFAGVTQAAAPLRPPQGYFAPVDKFKTGDKSEGCDAMPMPYTGPLQFRSKYEGSDKARATLNVQSEKAFRDTTKDITTLERGTAKRVMQFMRDGRPEQLDCTLNWLTAWAKADALMSKDFNHTGKSMRKWALGSMASSYIRLKFSDSHPLAQHQQEAQLIEAWFSKMADQVVSDWDNLPLEKTNNHSYWAAWSVMATSVATNRRDLFDWAVKEYKVGANQVDADGYLPNELKRQQRALAYHNYALPPLAMIASFARVNGVDLRQENNGALKRLGDRVLAGVKDPEDFEKKNGKEQDMTDLKEDMKFAWLEPFCTLYTCSPDVLEKKHGMQPFKTFRLGGDLTKVYDPSHEKGNKGS; this is translated from the coding sequence ATGCGAAATCCGAAATTGAAATCCTTACTGGCACCGACGCTCCTGAGCCTGGCGATGTTCGCCGGGGTCACTCAGGCCGCCGCGCCACTGCGTCCCCCTCAGGGCTACTTTGCGCCTGTGGATAAATTCAAGACCGGCGACAAAAGCGAAGGCTGCGATGCCATGCCGATGCCATACACCGGGCCGCTGCAATTTCGCAGCAAATACGAAGGCTCGGACAAGGCCCGCGCCACGCTGAACGTGCAGTCGGAAAAAGCTTTCCGCGACACCACCAAAGACATCACCACCCTGGAGCGCGGCACGGCCAAACGGGTGATGCAGTTCATGCGCGACGGTCGTCCTGAGCAACTCGATTGCACACTGAACTGGCTCACCGCCTGGGCCAAGGCCGACGCGTTGATGTCGAAGGACTTCAATCACACCGGCAAATCGATGCGCAAATGGGCGCTGGGCAGCATGGCCTCTTCATACATTCGCCTGAAGTTCTCCGACTCCCATCCGCTGGCACAGCATCAGCAGGAAGCGCAGTTGATCGAGGCCTGGTTCAGCAAGATGGCCGATCAGGTGGTCAGCGACTGGGACAACCTGCCGCTGGAAAAAACCAACAACCACTCGTACTGGGCGGCGTGGTCGGTGATGGCGACATCAGTCGCGACCAACCGCCGCGACCTGTTCGATTGGGCGGTCAAGGAATACAAGGTCGGCGCCAATCAGGTCGATGCCGACGGCTACCTGCCGAACGAACTCAAGCGCCAGCAACGCGCCCTCGCCTACCACAACTACGCCCTGCCGCCGCTGGCGATGATCGCCAGTTTTGCCCGGGTCAACGGTGTGGATCTGCGTCAGGAAAACAACGGCGCGCTGAAGCGTTTGGGTGACCGGGTGCTGGCCGGGGTGAAAGATCCCGAGGACTTCGAGAAGAAGAACGGCAAAGAGCAGGACATGACCGATTTGAAAGAGGACATGAAATTCGCCTGGCTTGAGCCGTTTTGCACGCTCTACACCTGTTCGCCGGATGTGCTGGAGAAGAAGCACGGCATGCAGCCGTTCAAGACCTTCCGCCTTGGCGGCGACCTGACCAAGGTCTACGACCCGTCCCATGAAAAGGGCAACAAGGGATCGTGA